Proteins encoded within one genomic window of Neodiprion fabricii isolate iyNeoFabr1 chromosome 6, iyNeoFabr1.1, whole genome shotgun sequence:
- the LOC124184495 gene encoding Hermansky-Pudlak syndrome 5 protein homolog isoform X1, with product MAQDVTWVMTEAKDLMLSEYKEITTLLQKPIKDKRRIKYTCFDVSSNFIALGSTSGSIYLFARDTCIFQQLIPLSNGAVAHILISPDQKVVALSTVDGNVCLIVLKPTVKEAMISTKSERNGECVTALCWNDNSTELYIGDENGTVHVMGLSMFTVKRGIFQDPACPIMGLNYKIVQMDFCSPLLLISTISNCYICDTLEGQYEKVGLRTRQGEFGACFYNPSTIREADVSATQQKHSPSTNKEFKSTKIDKKNQQYPKIYCARPGSRLWEAESNGKIVKTHNFKEALAIPPSTVHKSIGSKMTCAESSNCDWSPQSLKFSPLHIIASKYLLTYNSNALYIFDPVNSAVILWCNEYTDVAAANVVDNQIYVMTNSGDFHCLELTPTPSSMSNQIEKGSKLDSGIVVVNNKNSKLLKYTKNEEISEVEKKCNSNNKLPVEFRKELNKCELSVLNSQNLIARNTKEDQKNEFNDIVRLDAEYIDIDKELKNGPSQKHVGVEETMNIEENLGTTKDEIRNLMDDVQVIYSLVNSLDSIMSDDEIDKILCTVRESIKCVKESCEKLTEPKPSVLKAINTVEQYYKHIFLSRLNKDRLIETKNENILNEAMSSFLEINVLHQVECECGFPYLTKQPEEPKFFKIGIVILQKYSEISKETCINLCKKVPYMWRPYVNIYSKQEDFFEETTFVHCLQTRDDLVLSFLLLSLNGEQWKFAMKAISNLQLKKCLGCNGPITATNTQNDLSINWNNIAHEIMKREGPDVSVNFLTTIATILPSVSFSKNLFQSLIFTKILKHHEFEQPMDFDQILNETPYDPYSLLCCPKIQTQLLHTLQKDLQRPMDRQVFGTQAHHWGMHHKPAKSICPCCTLPLKTPVLLDNNGLSLFPCGHSYHVNCLIQKRVLKCNLHNN from the exons ATGGCTCAAGACGTAACTTGGGTTATGACTGAAGCCAAGGATCTGATGCTTTCCGAATATAAAGAAATAACAACGCTCTTACAAAAACCCATCAAGGATAAAAGACGTataaag TACACATGCTTTGACGTCTCATCAAACTTTATCGCGCTTGGCTCGACCAGCGGAAGCATATACTTGTTTGCCAGAGACACctgcatttttcagcagctcaTACCCCTCTCA AATGGAGCTGTAGCTCACATCCTAATATCACCAGATCAAAAGGTAGTAGCACTATCAACTGTAGATggaaatgtctgccttatagTTTTAAAACCCACTGTGAAAGAAGCTATGATATCAACAAAAAGTGAACGGAATGGTGAATGCGTTACGGCATTATGTTGGAATGACAACAGCACTGAGTTGTACATCGGGGATGAAAATGGGACGGTTCATGTTATGGGTCTATCTATGTTTACT GTCAAGAGAGGAATCTTCCAAGATCCTGCTTGTCCTATTATGggattgaattataaaattgttcaaatgGACTTTTGTTCGCCGCTTCTTCTCATATCGACAATATCAAACTGCTACATATGCGACACTCTTGAAGGACAGTACGAGAAAGTTGGATTGAGAACAAGACAGGGAGAATTTGGTGCTTGTTTTTATAATCCAAGTACCATAAGAGAAGCGGATGTTTCAGCAACGCAACAGAAGCATTCACCTTCCACCAATAAGGAGTTCAAAAGCACGAAGATTGACAAAAAGAATCAACAGTATCCAAAAATTTATTGCGCTAGACCTGGCTCGAGGTTGTGGGAGGCAGAGTCAAATGGGAAGATTGTTAAAACTCATAACTTTAAAGAGGCTTTAGCTATCCCCCCATCTACTGTACACAAGTCGATCGGATCAAAGATGACTTGTGCAGAATCATCCAACTGCGATTGGTCACCTCAATCgctgaaattttcacctcTTCATATCATAGCCAGCAAATATTTACTCACATATAATTCGAATGCTCTCTATATTTTCGACCCTGTAAATTCCGCGGTTATTTTATGGTGTAATGAGTACACAGATGTTGCTGCAGCAAATGTTGTAGATAATCAGATTTATGTCATGACAAATTCTGGTGATTTTCACTGCCTAGAACTTACGCCAACTCCTTCGTCCATGtcaaatcaaattgaaaaaggcAGTAAATTAGATTCGGGTATAGTAgttgtgaataataaaaactctAAGCTTctgaaatatacaaaaaatgaagaaatatcTGAAGTAGAGAAGAAATGTAATAGCAACAATAAACTGCCAGTTGAGTTTAGGAAGGAGTTGAACAAATGTGAATTAAGTGTTTTGAATAGTCAGAATCTCATAGCACGCAATACGAAAGAAGatcaaaaaaatgaatttaacgACATAGTAAGGCTCGATGCAGAGTACATAGATATCGATAAGGAACTCAAAAATGGTCCGTCACAAAAACATGTAGGAGTTGAAGAAACAATGAATATAGAAGAAAATCTAGGCACTACCAAAgatgaaattagaaatttaatGGATGATGTGCAAGTTATTTACTCACTAGTAAACAGTTTAGATAGCATAATGTCTGatgatgaaattgataaaattttatgcacAGTACGAGAAAGTATAAAGTGCGTAAAGGAATCGTGTGAGAAATTAACTGAGCCAAAACCAAGTGTTTTGAAAGCAATTAACACTGTTGAGCAGTattataaacatatttttttatcaagacTGAACAAAGACCGATTAATTGAgactaaaaatgaaaatatactcAATGAAGCGATGAGTTCCTTCTTAGAAATTAATGTATTACATCAGGTAGAATGCGAGTGTGGCTTTCCCTACCTGACCAAGCAGCCAGAAGAgccaaaattttttaagataGGAATtgttattttgcaaaaatactcCGAGATCAGCAAAGAGACTTGCATTAATTTATGCAAAAAGGTGCCTTATATGTGGCGGCCTTATGTGAACATTTATTCTAAGCAAGAggatttttttgaagaaacaacattTGTTCATTGTTTACAAACGCGAGATGATCTAGTTCTTTCGTTTCTATTACTATCACTAAATGGAGAACAATGGAAGTTTGCAATGAAAGCTATCAGTAATCTGCAATTAAAAAAGTGCCTCGGTTGCAATGGGCCTATTACTGCAACAAACACGCAGAATGATTTGTCTATAAATTGGAATAACATAGCTCATGAAATAATGAAGAGAGAAGGACCTGACGTCAGtgttaattttttgacaaCAATAGCAACTATATTACCGTCTGTCTCATTCAGtaaaaa TTTATTTCAATCTCTCATctttacgaaaattttgaaacatcaTGAATTCGAACAGCCTATGGACTTCGATCAGATACTCAATGAAACTCCTTATGACCCATATAGTTTGCTGTGTTGTCCAAAG ATCCAAACGCAATTACTACATACCCTGCAGAAAGACCTCCAGAGGCCAATGGATAGGCAGGTGTTTGGAACTCAGGCTCATCACTGGGGAATGCACCATAAGCCAGCTAAATCAATATGTCCCTGCTGTACCTTGCCTCTAAAAACCCCAGTACTTCTAGACAATAACGGCTTATCGCTGTTTCCATGTGGTCATTCTTATCATGTCAACTGCTTGATACAGAAAAGAGTCCTGAAATGTAATTTGCATAATAATTGA
- the LOC124184495 gene encoding Hermansky-Pudlak syndrome 5 protein homolog isoform X2, which translates to MISTKSERNGECVTALCWNDNSTELYIGDENGTVHVMGLSMFTVKRGIFQDPACPIMGLNYKIVQMDFCSPLLLISTISNCYICDTLEGQYEKVGLRTRQGEFGACFYNPSTIREADVSATQQKHSPSTNKEFKSTKIDKKNQQYPKIYCARPGSRLWEAESNGKIVKTHNFKEALAIPPSTVHKSIGSKMTCAESSNCDWSPQSLKFSPLHIIASKYLLTYNSNALYIFDPVNSAVILWCNEYTDVAAANVVDNQIYVMTNSGDFHCLELTPTPSSMSNQIEKGSKLDSGIVVVNNKNSKLLKYTKNEEISEVEKKCNSNNKLPVEFRKELNKCELSVLNSQNLIARNTKEDQKNEFNDIVRLDAEYIDIDKELKNGPSQKHVGVEETMNIEENLGTTKDEIRNLMDDVQVIYSLVNSLDSIMSDDEIDKILCTVRESIKCVKESCEKLTEPKPSVLKAINTVEQYYKHIFLSRLNKDRLIETKNENILNEAMSSFLEINVLHQVECECGFPYLTKQPEEPKFFKIGIVILQKYSEISKETCINLCKKVPYMWRPYVNIYSKQEDFFEETTFVHCLQTRDDLVLSFLLLSLNGEQWKFAMKAISNLQLKKCLGCNGPITATNTQNDLSINWNNIAHEIMKREGPDVSVNFLTTIATILPSVSFSKNLFQSLIFTKILKHHEFEQPMDFDQILNETPYDPYSLLCCPKIQTQLLHTLQKDLQRPMDRQVFGTQAHHWGMHHKPAKSICPCCTLPLKTPVLLDNNGLSLFPCGHSYHVNCLIQKRVLKCNLHNN; encoded by the exons ATGATATCAACAAAAAGTGAACGGAATGGTGAATGCGTTACGGCATTATGTTGGAATGACAACAGCACTGAGTTGTACATCGGGGATGAAAATGGGACGGTTCATGTTATGGGTCTATCTATGTTTACT GTCAAGAGAGGAATCTTCCAAGATCCTGCTTGTCCTATTATGggattgaattataaaattgttcaaatgGACTTTTGTTCGCCGCTTCTTCTCATATCGACAATATCAAACTGCTACATATGCGACACTCTTGAAGGACAGTACGAGAAAGTTGGATTGAGAACAAGACAGGGAGAATTTGGTGCTTGTTTTTATAATCCAAGTACCATAAGAGAAGCGGATGTTTCAGCAACGCAACAGAAGCATTCACCTTCCACCAATAAGGAGTTCAAAAGCACGAAGATTGACAAAAAGAATCAACAGTATCCAAAAATTTATTGCGCTAGACCTGGCTCGAGGTTGTGGGAGGCAGAGTCAAATGGGAAGATTGTTAAAACTCATAACTTTAAAGAGGCTTTAGCTATCCCCCCATCTACTGTACACAAGTCGATCGGATCAAAGATGACTTGTGCAGAATCATCCAACTGCGATTGGTCACCTCAATCgctgaaattttcacctcTTCATATCATAGCCAGCAAATATTTACTCACATATAATTCGAATGCTCTCTATATTTTCGACCCTGTAAATTCCGCGGTTATTTTATGGTGTAATGAGTACACAGATGTTGCTGCAGCAAATGTTGTAGATAATCAGATTTATGTCATGACAAATTCTGGTGATTTTCACTGCCTAGAACTTACGCCAACTCCTTCGTCCATGtcaaatcaaattgaaaaaggcAGTAAATTAGATTCGGGTATAGTAgttgtgaataataaaaactctAAGCTTctgaaatatacaaaaaatgaagaaatatcTGAAGTAGAGAAGAAATGTAATAGCAACAATAAACTGCCAGTTGAGTTTAGGAAGGAGTTGAACAAATGTGAATTAAGTGTTTTGAATAGTCAGAATCTCATAGCACGCAATACGAAAGAAGatcaaaaaaatgaatttaacgACATAGTAAGGCTCGATGCAGAGTACATAGATATCGATAAGGAACTCAAAAATGGTCCGTCACAAAAACATGTAGGAGTTGAAGAAACAATGAATATAGAAGAAAATCTAGGCACTACCAAAgatgaaattagaaatttaatGGATGATGTGCAAGTTATTTACTCACTAGTAAACAGTTTAGATAGCATAATGTCTGatgatgaaattgataaaattttatgcacAGTACGAGAAAGTATAAAGTGCGTAAAGGAATCGTGTGAGAAATTAACTGAGCCAAAACCAAGTGTTTTGAAAGCAATTAACACTGTTGAGCAGTattataaacatatttttttatcaagacTGAACAAAGACCGATTAATTGAgactaaaaatgaaaatatactcAATGAAGCGATGAGTTCCTTCTTAGAAATTAATGTATTACATCAGGTAGAATGCGAGTGTGGCTTTCCCTACCTGACCAAGCAGCCAGAAGAgccaaaattttttaagataGGAATtgttattttgcaaaaatactcCGAGATCAGCAAAGAGACTTGCATTAATTTATGCAAAAAGGTGCCTTATATGTGGCGGCCTTATGTGAACATTTATTCTAAGCAAGAggatttttttgaagaaacaacattTGTTCATTGTTTACAAACGCGAGATGATCTAGTTCTTTCGTTTCTATTACTATCACTAAATGGAGAACAATGGAAGTTTGCAATGAAAGCTATCAGTAATCTGCAATTAAAAAAGTGCCTCGGTTGCAATGGGCCTATTACTGCAACAAACACGCAGAATGATTTGTCTATAAATTGGAATAACATAGCTCATGAAATAATGAAGAGAGAAGGACCTGACGTCAGtgttaattttttgacaaCAATAGCAACTATATTACCGTCTGTCTCATTCAGtaaaaa TTTATTTCAATCTCTCATctttacgaaaattttgaaacatcaTGAATTCGAACAGCCTATGGACTTCGATCAGATACTCAATGAAACTCCTTATGACCCATATAGTTTGCTGTGTTGTCCAAAG ATCCAAACGCAATTACTACATACCCTGCAGAAAGACCTCCAGAGGCCAATGGATAGGCAGGTGTTTGGAACTCAGGCTCATCACTGGGGAATGCACCATAAGCCAGCTAAATCAATATGTCCCTGCTGTACCTTGCCTCTAAAAACCCCAGTACTTCTAGACAATAACGGCTTATCGCTGTTTCCATGTGGTCATTCTTATCATGTCAACTGCTTGATACAGAAAAGAGTCCTGAAATGTAATTTGCATAATAATTGA
- the LOC124184657 gene encoding probable cytochrome P450 301a1, mitochondrial, whose product MGRLFRWKPMVLRTLCTDATSISKTVAASQSPDISDALPYETIPGPKPLPILGNTWRLLPVIGQYKISDVAKISELFHQHYGKIVRLTGLIGRPDLLFVYDADEIEKVYRHEGPTPFRPSMPCLVHYKGTVRKQFFGDLPGVVGVHGEPWREFRTRVQKPVLQPLTVRKYIQPIGVVTDDFIQRMDEIKRDDGELPADFDNEIHKWALECIGRVALDVRLGCLGANLAPDSEPQKIIDAAKYALRNVAVLELKAPFWRYIPTPLWTRYVRNMDYFIKICMKHIDEAMERLKTKTSVSETDLSLVERILAKETDPKMAYILALDLILVGIDTISMAVCSILYQLATRPEIQEKMYQELLKILPDPNVPITTQHLDQAVYMKAFIREVFRVYSTVIGNGRTLQNDTVICGYKVPKGVQVVFPTLVTGNMEEYVTDAKSFKPERWLKESATEKLHPFASLPYGYGARMCLGRRFADLEMQVLLTKLIRSYKLEYHHEPLKYKVTFMYAPDGELKFKMLKR is encoded by the exons ATGGGAAGGCTCTTCAGATGGAAGCCGATGGTTCTTCGAACGTTATGCACCGACGCAACCAGCATTAGCAAAACTGTCGCAGCATCCCAATCTCCGGATATAAGCGATGCTTTACCTTACGAGACCATTCCGGGACCCAAGCCGCTGCCGATACTCGGAAACACATGGAGACTCCTACCAGTTATCGGCCAGTACAAAATATCGgacgttgcaaaaatttccgAATTATTTCACCAACATTACGGAAAGATTGTGAGGCTGACTGGCCTCATTGGGAGACCGGATCTTCTTTTCGTCTACGACGCTGATGAGATAGAAAAAGTCTATCGCCACGAGGGACCGACTCCCTTCAGACCCTCCATGCCCTGTCTCGTCCACTATAAGGGCACCGTACGCAAGCAATTCTTTGGTGACTTACCAGGAGTCGTTGGCGT ACATGGTGAACCTTGGAGAGAATTTCGCACACGTGTGCAGAAGCCAGTTTTACAACCCTTAACGGTTAGAAAGTACATTCAACCCATTGGAGTCGTGACTGATGACTTCATCCAGAG AATGGATGAAATCAAGAGAGACGATGGAGAATTACCAGCTGACTTCGATAATGAAATTCACAAATGGGCTCTTGAAT GCATCGGGAGAGTTGCCCTTGACGTAAGGTTGGGCTGCCTTGGAGCAAATTTGGCGCCCGATTCCGAGcctcaaaaaataattgacgCAGCTAAATATGCGCTGAGGAATGTGGCTGTCTTGGAGTTGAAAGCACCCTTCTGGAGGTACATTCCAACTCCGCTCTGGACTCGCTATGTTCGTAACATGGACTATTTCATAAA GATATGCATGAAGCACATCGACGAAGCAATGGAAAGGCTGAAAACTAAAACATCTGTTAGCGAGACCGACTTGTCACTAGTGGAAAGAATCTTGGCCAAAGAAACTGATCCGAAAATGGCGTATATTCTTGCCTTGGATCTTATTCTAGTCGGCATTGATACG ATCTCGATGGCAGTTTGCTCGATTCTCTATCAACTAGCGACGAGACCTGAAATACaggaaaaaatgtatcaagAACTGTTGAAAATCCTGCCGGATCCTAATGTACCCATCACTACTCAACATCTGGACCAGGCTGTCTACATGAAGGCATTCATCCGTGAAGTGTTTCG AGTTTATTCTACAGTGATTGGAAACGGAAGAACACTCCAAAACGACACTGTGATCTGCGGTTACAAAGTACCCAAGGGG GTTCAAGTAGTATTTCCCACTCTGGTCACGGGCAACATGGAGGAATATGTGACTGACGCAAAATCGTTCAAACCTGAAAGATGGCTGAAGGAATCCGCTACTGAAAAATTGCACCCATTCGCGTCGCTTCCCTACGGTTACGGGGCTCGCATGTGTCTCGGAAGAAGATTTGCTGACTTGGAAATGCAGGTTCTTCTAACGAAG CTTATTCGCTCTTATAAATTAGAGTATCATCACGAGCCTTTGAAGTACAAAGTAACCTTTATGTACGCACCTGATGGTGAACTCAAGTTCAAGATGCTGAAGAGATAA
- the LOC124184656 gene encoding probable cytochrome P450 301a1, mitochondrial isoform X1, producing the protein MLDLYRTTLGETAMAHLRHGGIFGVSKILCRFSTEATQILTRSLENFADVTPDFEWNDAKPYTEIPGPKPVPFLGNTWRFLPYIGDFKIEEVDKVSKRLHKKYGNVVKIGGLLGRPDMVFLYDADEIERVFRTEEKMPHRPSMPSLNYYKHVLRKDFFGEDAGVIAVHGESWYNFRSKVQQVMLQPRTAKLYIGAVQEASEAFVQRVKKVRNYKDETPDHFLNEIHKWSLESIARVALDVRLGCLDDDAPLETQELIDAVNVFFKNVGVLELKVPFWKLFNTPTWLKYVKALDTIVEITSKHTNAALARTKTKEITGDVGSEPSLLERLLAMDTGVKIATILALDLFLVGIDTTSNAVASVIYQLALHPEKQRKLYEEVSTVLPPPGKSIEAKHVEEMKYLKACIKETLRMYPVVIGNGRCMTKDTVIGGYQIPEGVQIVFQHYVISNQDKYFPRSEEFLPERWMTGRDFNHGVKHAFASLPFGYGRRMCLGRRFAELEMIIVLAKVIQSFKLEYHYDKLDYHIDPMYTPNGPLRIKMIDR; encoded by the exons ATGCTTGACTTGTACCGCACAACTTTGG GTGAAACTGCGATGGCACACTTGAGGCATGGCGGAATATTTGGTGTGTCGAAAATTCTATGTAGATTTTCGACAGAAGCAACCCAAATCCTTACCAGATCGTTAGAAAATTTTGCGGATGTTACACCGGACTTTGAATGGAACGATGCCAAGCCTTACACGGAAATTCCTGGGCCAAAGCCTGTGCCGTTTCTTGGCAATACATGGCGATTTTTACCTTACATAG GCGATTTCAAAATCGAGGAGGTCGACAAGGTTTCGAAACGCCTGCACAAAAAATACGGTAATGTGGTAAAAATCGGGGGTCTTCTGGGTCGTCCGGACATGGTTTTTTTGTACGACGCTGATGAAATTGAGCGGGTTTTTCGCACCGAGGAAAAAATGCCTCATCGCCCGTCCATGCCTTCCTTAAACTACTACAAACACGTCTTGCGCAAGGATTTCTTCGGCGAAGATGCCGGGGTCATTGCAGT GCACGGCGAGAGTTGGTATAATTTTCGGAGCAAGGTGCAGCAGGTGATGCTACAGCCGCGAACTGCTAAACTTTACATCGGTGCAGTCCAAGAAGCAAGCGAAGCTTTTGTTCAAAG AGTGAAAAAAGTACGAAATTACAAGGATGAAACGCCCGACCATTTTCTAAACGAAATTCACAAATGGTCCTTGGAGT CTATAGCTCGTGTGGCTTTGGACGTAAGATTGGGGTGCCTGGACGACGACGCGCCCCTGGAGACGCAGGAGCTGATCGACGCGGtgaatgtatttttcaaaaacgtcgGTGTCCTCGAGCTGAAGGTCCCATTTTGGAAACTATTCAACACTCCTACCTGGCTAAAATACGTAAAAGCCCTGGATACGATAGTCGA AATTACCTCGAAGCACACCAATGCCGCGCTGGCAAGaacgaaaacgaaagaaatcaCGGGGGATGTGGGAAGTGAACCTTCGTTACTGGAAAGATTGCTGGCCATGGATACGGGGGTTAAAATCGCGACCATTCTAGCTCTGGATCTATTCTTAGTAGGAATAGACACA ACTTCAAACGCGGTCGCATCCGTTATTTACCAGCTCGCATTACACCCGGAGAAGCAGAGAAAACTTTATGAAGAAGTTTCAACGGTTCTGCCTCCCCCGGGAAAATCAATTGAGGCTAAACACGTGGAAGAGATGAAATACCTGAAGGCCTGCATCAAAGAAACCCTGAG AATGTATCCAGTTGTTATCGGGAACGGACGATGCATGACAAAAGATACCGTGATCGGGGGTTACCAAATACCAGAAGGT GTCCAAATAGTATTTCAACATTACGTGATCAGCAATcaggataaatattttcccagAAGTGAAGAATTTCTTCCTGAGAGATGGATGACAGGACGTGATTTTAATCACGGAGTAAAACACGCCTTCGCTTCTTTGCCGTTTGGTTACGGACGTCGAATGTGTTTGGGAAGGCGATTTGCGGAGTTGGAAATGATTATTGTTCTTGCTAAG gtCATCCAATCATTCAAGCTTGAATACCACTACGATAAACTAGATTATCACATTGATCCAATGTACACACCCAACGGGCCACTTAGAATTAAGATGATCGACAGGTAA
- the LOC124184656 gene encoding probable cytochrome P450 49a1 isoform X3 has product MAIFTLHRRFQNRGGRQGFETPAQKIREEKMPHRPSMPSLNYYKHVLRKDFFGEDAGVIAVHGESWYNFRSKVQQVMLQPRTAKLYIGAVQEASEAFVQRVKKVRNYKDETPDHFLNEIHKWSLESIARVALDVRLGCLDDDAPLETQELIDAVNVFFKNVGVLELKVPFWKLFNTPTWLKYVKALDTIVEITSKHTNAALARTKTKEITGDVGSEPSLLERLLAMDTGVKIATILALDLFLVGIDTTSNAVASVIYQLALHPEKQRKLYEEVSTVLPPPGKSIEAKHVEEMKYLKACIKETLRMYPVVIGNGRCMTKDTVIGGYQIPEGVQIVFQHYVISNQDKYFPRSEEFLPERWMTGRDFNHGVKHAFASLPFGYGRRMCLGRRFAELEMIIVLAKVIQSFKLEYHYDKLDYHIDPMYTPNGPLRIKMIDR; this is encoded by the exons ATGGCGATTTTTACCTTACATAG GCGATTTCAAAATCGAGGAGGTCGACAAGGTTTCGAAACGCCTGCACAAAAAATACG CGAGGAAAAAATGCCTCATCGCCCGTCCATGCCTTCCTTAAACTACTACAAACACGTCTTGCGCAAGGATTTCTTCGGCGAAGATGCCGGGGTCATTGCAGT GCACGGCGAGAGTTGGTATAATTTTCGGAGCAAGGTGCAGCAGGTGATGCTACAGCCGCGAACTGCTAAACTTTACATCGGTGCAGTCCAAGAAGCAAGCGAAGCTTTTGTTCAAAG AGTGAAAAAAGTACGAAATTACAAGGATGAAACGCCCGACCATTTTCTAAACGAAATTCACAAATGGTCCTTGGAGT CTATAGCTCGTGTGGCTTTGGACGTAAGATTGGGGTGCCTGGACGACGACGCGCCCCTGGAGACGCAGGAGCTGATCGACGCGGtgaatgtatttttcaaaaacgtcgGTGTCCTCGAGCTGAAGGTCCCATTTTGGAAACTATTCAACACTCCTACCTGGCTAAAATACGTAAAAGCCCTGGATACGATAGTCGA AATTACCTCGAAGCACACCAATGCCGCGCTGGCAAGaacgaaaacgaaagaaatcaCGGGGGATGTGGGAAGTGAACCTTCGTTACTGGAAAGATTGCTGGCCATGGATACGGGGGTTAAAATCGCGACCATTCTAGCTCTGGATCTATTCTTAGTAGGAATAGACACA ACTTCAAACGCGGTCGCATCCGTTATTTACCAGCTCGCATTACACCCGGAGAAGCAGAGAAAACTTTATGAAGAAGTTTCAACGGTTCTGCCTCCCCCGGGAAAATCAATTGAGGCTAAACACGTGGAAGAGATGAAATACCTGAAGGCCTGCATCAAAGAAACCCTGAG AATGTATCCAGTTGTTATCGGGAACGGACGATGCATGACAAAAGATACCGTGATCGGGGGTTACCAAATACCAGAAGGT GTCCAAATAGTATTTCAACATTACGTGATCAGCAATcaggataaatattttcccagAAGTGAAGAATTTCTTCCTGAGAGATGGATGACAGGACGTGATTTTAATCACGGAGTAAAACACGCCTTCGCTTCTTTGCCGTTTGGTTACGGACGTCGAATGTGTTTGGGAAGGCGATTTGCGGAGTTGGAAATGATTATTGTTCTTGCTAAG gtCATCCAATCATTCAAGCTTGAATACCACTACGATAAACTAGATTATCACATTGATCCAATGTACACACCCAACGGGCCACTTAGAATTAAGATGATCGACAGGTAA
- the LOC124184656 gene encoding probable cytochrome P450 49a1 isoform X2: MVFLYDADEIERVFRTEEKMPHRPSMPSLNYYKHVLRKDFFGEDAGVIAVHGESWYNFRSKVQQVMLQPRTAKLYIGAVQEASEAFVQRVKKVRNYKDETPDHFLNEIHKWSLESIARVALDVRLGCLDDDAPLETQELIDAVNVFFKNVGVLELKVPFWKLFNTPTWLKYVKALDTIVEITSKHTNAALARTKTKEITGDVGSEPSLLERLLAMDTGVKIATILALDLFLVGIDTTSNAVASVIYQLALHPEKQRKLYEEVSTVLPPPGKSIEAKHVEEMKYLKACIKETLRMYPVVIGNGRCMTKDTVIGGYQIPEGVQIVFQHYVISNQDKYFPRSEEFLPERWMTGRDFNHGVKHAFASLPFGYGRRMCLGRRFAELEMIIVLAKVIQSFKLEYHYDKLDYHIDPMYTPNGPLRIKMIDR, from the exons ATGGTTTTTTTGTACGACGCTGATGAAATTGAGCGGGTTTTTCGCACCGAGGAAAAAATGCCTCATCGCCCGTCCATGCCTTCCTTAAACTACTACAAACACGTCTTGCGCAAGGATTTCTTCGGCGAAGATGCCGGGGTCATTGCAGT GCACGGCGAGAGTTGGTATAATTTTCGGAGCAAGGTGCAGCAGGTGATGCTACAGCCGCGAACTGCTAAACTTTACATCGGTGCAGTCCAAGAAGCAAGCGAAGCTTTTGTTCAAAG AGTGAAAAAAGTACGAAATTACAAGGATGAAACGCCCGACCATTTTCTAAACGAAATTCACAAATGGTCCTTGGAGT CTATAGCTCGTGTGGCTTTGGACGTAAGATTGGGGTGCCTGGACGACGACGCGCCCCTGGAGACGCAGGAGCTGATCGACGCGGtgaatgtatttttcaaaaacgtcgGTGTCCTCGAGCTGAAGGTCCCATTTTGGAAACTATTCAACACTCCTACCTGGCTAAAATACGTAAAAGCCCTGGATACGATAGTCGA AATTACCTCGAAGCACACCAATGCCGCGCTGGCAAGaacgaaaacgaaagaaatcaCGGGGGATGTGGGAAGTGAACCTTCGTTACTGGAAAGATTGCTGGCCATGGATACGGGGGTTAAAATCGCGACCATTCTAGCTCTGGATCTATTCTTAGTAGGAATAGACACA ACTTCAAACGCGGTCGCATCCGTTATTTACCAGCTCGCATTACACCCGGAGAAGCAGAGAAAACTTTATGAAGAAGTTTCAACGGTTCTGCCTCCCCCGGGAAAATCAATTGAGGCTAAACACGTGGAAGAGATGAAATACCTGAAGGCCTGCATCAAAGAAACCCTGAG AATGTATCCAGTTGTTATCGGGAACGGACGATGCATGACAAAAGATACCGTGATCGGGGGTTACCAAATACCAGAAGGT GTCCAAATAGTATTTCAACATTACGTGATCAGCAATcaggataaatattttcccagAAGTGAAGAATTTCTTCCTGAGAGATGGATGACAGGACGTGATTTTAATCACGGAGTAAAACACGCCTTCGCTTCTTTGCCGTTTGGTTACGGACGTCGAATGTGTTTGGGAAGGCGATTTGCGGAGTTGGAAATGATTATTGTTCTTGCTAAG gtCATCCAATCATTCAAGCTTGAATACCACTACGATAAACTAGATTATCACATTGATCCAATGTACACACCCAACGGGCCACTTAGAATTAAGATGATCGACAGGTAA